The Streptomyces aurantiacus genome includes a region encoding these proteins:
- a CDS encoding polyribonucleotide nucleotidyltransferase → MENETHYAEAVIDNGSFGTRTIRFETGRLAKQAAGSAVAYLDDDTMVLSATTASKKPKENLDFFPLTVDVEERMYAAGKIPGSFFRREGRPSEDAILTCRLIDRPLRPSFKKGLRNEIQVVATIMALNPDHLYDVVAINAASASTQLAGLPFSGPIGGVRVALINGQWVAFPTHTELEDAVFDMVVAGRVLEDGDVAIMMVEAEATEKTIALVAGGAEAPTEEIVAAGLDAAKPFIKVLCKAQADLAAKAAKPTGEFPVFLDHQDDVLEALTAAVKSELSQALTIAGKQDREAELDRVKEIAAEKLLPQFEGREKEISAAYRSLTKSLVRERVIKDKVRIDGRGVTDIRTLAAEVEAIPRVHGSALFERGETQILGVTTLNMLRMEQQLDTLSPVTRKRFMHNYNFPPYSVGETGRVGSPKRREIGHGALAERAIVPVLPSREDFPYAIRQVSEALGSNGSTSMGSVCASTMSLLNAGVPLKAPVAGIAMGLISQEINGETHYVALTDILGAEDAFGDMDFKVAGTKEFVTALQLDTKLDGIPASVLAAALKQARDARLHILDVMMEAIDTPDEMSPNAPRIITVKIPVDKIGEVIGPKGKMINQIQEDTGADITIEDDGTIYIGAQQGSQAEAARATINSIANPTMPEVGERYLGTVVKTTTFGAFVSLLPGKDGLLHISQIRKLAGGKRVENVEDVVAVGSKVQVEIAEIDSRGKLSLIPVIEGEGDSDDEKKDDTDK, encoded by the coding sequence GTGGAGAACGAGACCCACTACGCCGAGGCCGTTATCGACAACGGATCCTTCGGCACCCGCACCATCCGCTTCGAGACGGGCCGCCTGGCCAAGCAGGCCGCCGGCTCCGCCGTGGCGTACCTGGACGACGACACCATGGTGCTGTCGGCCACCACCGCCTCCAAGAAGCCCAAGGAGAATCTCGACTTCTTCCCCCTCACGGTGGACGTCGAGGAGCGTATGTACGCGGCCGGGAAGATCCCCGGTTCCTTCTTCCGTCGTGAGGGCCGGCCCTCCGAGGACGCGATCCTCACCTGCCGCCTGATCGACCGCCCGCTGCGCCCGTCCTTCAAGAAGGGCCTGCGCAACGAGATCCAGGTCGTCGCCACGATCATGGCGCTCAACCCCGACCACCTGTACGACGTCGTGGCGATCAACGCCGCGTCCGCGTCGACGCAGCTGGCCGGCCTGCCCTTCTCCGGCCCGATCGGCGGCGTCCGCGTCGCGCTGATCAACGGCCAGTGGGTCGCGTTCCCGACGCACACCGAGCTCGAGGACGCCGTCTTCGACATGGTCGTCGCCGGTCGCGTCCTGGAGGACGGCGACGTCGCGATCATGATGGTCGAGGCCGAGGCCACCGAGAAGACCATCGCGCTGGTCGCGGGCGGCGCCGAGGCGCCGACCGAGGAGATCGTCGCCGCCGGTCTGGACGCCGCGAAGCCCTTCATCAAGGTGCTCTGCAAGGCCCAGGCCGACCTCGCCGCGAAGGCCGCCAAGCCGACCGGCGAGTTCCCCGTCTTCCTCGACCACCAGGACGACGTCCTGGAGGCCCTGACCGCCGCGGTCAAGAGCGAGCTCTCCCAGGCGCTCACCATCGCCGGCAAGCAGGACCGCGAGGCCGAGCTGGACCGCGTCAAGGAGATCGCCGCCGAGAAGCTGCTCCCGCAGTTCGAGGGCCGCGAGAAGGAGATCTCCGCCGCGTACCGCTCGCTGACCAAGTCCCTGGTCCGTGAGCGCGTCATCAAGGACAAGGTCCGCATCGACGGCCGCGGCGTCACGGACATCCGTACGCTCGCCGCCGAGGTCGAGGCCATCCCGCGCGTGCACGGCTCGGCGCTGTTCGAGCGTGGCGAGACCCAGATCCTGGGCGTCACCACCCTGAACATGCTCCGGATGGAGCAGCAGCTGGACACCCTTTCCCCGGTGACCCGCAAGCGCTTCATGCACAACTACAACTTCCCGCCCTACTCCGTGGGCGAGACCGGCCGCGTCGGCTCCCCGAAGCGCCGCGAGATCGGCCACGGAGCGCTCGCCGAGCGCGCGATCGTCCCGGTCCTGCCCTCGCGTGAGGACTTCCCGTACGCGATCCGTCAGGTGTCCGAGGCCCTCGGCTCCAACGGCTCGACGTCCATGGGCTCGGTCTGCGCCTCCACCATGTCGCTGCTGAACGCCGGTGTGCCGCTGAAGGCCCCCGTCGCCGGTATCGCCATGGGTCTGATCTCCCAGGAGATCAACGGCGAGACGCACTACGTCGCCCTCACCGACATCCTCGGTGCGGAGGACGCCTTCGGCGACATGGACTTCAAGGTCGCCGGCACCAAGGAGTTCGTGACCGCCCTCCAGCTCGACACCAAGCTGGACGGCATTCCGGCCTCCGTCCTGGCCGCGGCCCTCAAGCAGGCCCGCGACGCCCGCCTCCACATCCTCGACGTGATGATGGAAGCGATCGACACGCCGGACGAGATGTCCCCGAACGCCCCGCGGATCATCACGGTCAAGATCCCCGTGGACAAGATCGGTGAGGTCATCGGCCCGAAGGGCAAGATGATCAACCAGATCCAGGAGGACACCGGCGCCGACATCACGATCGAGGACGACGGCACCATCTACATCGGTGCCCAGCAGGGCTCGCAGGCCGAGGCCGCGCGCGCCACGATCAACTCGATCGCCAACCCGACCATGCCGGAGGTCGGCGAGCGCTACCTGGGCACCGTCGTGAAGACGACGACCTTCGGCGCGTTCGTGTCGCTGCTCCCGGGCAAGGACGGTCTGCTGCACATCTCGCAGATCCGCAAGCTCGCCGGCGGCAAGCGCGTGGAGAACGTCGAGGACGTCGTGGCCGTGGGCTCCAAGGTCCAGGTCGAGATCGCCGAGATCGACTCCCGCGGCAAGCTCTCCCTCATCCCTGTGATCGAGGGCGAAGGCGACAGCGACGACGAGAAGAAGGACGACACCGACAAGTGA
- the rpsO gene encoding 30S ribosomal protein S15: protein MPLDAATKKQLITEFGQKEGDTGSPEVQVAMLSRRISDLTEHLKTHKHDHHSRRGLLILVGQRRRLLQYLAKKDIQRFRALVDRLGIRRGAAGGAK from the coding sequence GTGCCGCTCGATGCCGCTACGAAGAAGCAGCTCATCACGGAGTTCGGTCAGAAGGAGGGCGACACCGGCTCTCCCGAGGTCCAGGTCGCGATGCTCTCGCGCCGTATCTCGGACCTGACCGAGCACCTCAAGACCCACAAGCACGACCACCACTCCCGTCGTGGTCTGCTGATCCTGGTCGGTCAGCGCCGTCGCCTGCTGCAGTACCTGGCGAAGAAGGACATCCAGCGCTTCCGTGCGCTGGTCGACCGTCTGGGCATCCGCCGCGGTGCGGCGGGCGGCGCCAAGTAA